A single window of Streptomyces griseoviridis DNA harbors:
- a CDS encoding response regulator, with the protein MVQKAKILLVDDRPENLLALEAILSALDQTLVRASSGEEALKALLTDDFAVILLDVQMPGMDGFETAAHIKRRERTRDIPIIFLTAINHGPHHTFRGYAAGAVDYISKPFDPWVLRAKVSVFVELYMKNCQLREQAALLRLQLEGGAGSAAGDSKEPASLLAELSARLAAVEEQAEALSKQLDDESADAAAVATAAHLERKLTGLRRALDALEPGAGNTTSVSSPN; encoded by the coding sequence ATGGTGCAGAAGGCCAAGATCCTCCTGGTCGATGACCGGCCGGAGAATCTGCTGGCGCTGGAGGCCATTCTCTCGGCGCTCGATCAGACGCTGGTGCGGGCATCGTCCGGGGAGGAAGCGCTCAAGGCGCTGCTGACGGACGACTTCGCGGTCATTTTGCTGGACGTCCAGATGCCGGGCATGGACGGATTCGAGACGGCCGCGCACATCAAACGGCGGGAGCGGACCCGGGACATCCCGATCATCTTCCTCACCGCGATCAACCACGGTCCTCACCACACCTTCCGCGGGTACGCGGCGGGCGCGGTGGACTACATCTCGAAGCCGTTCGACCCGTGGGTGCTGCGGGCGAAGGTCTCGGTCTTCGTCGAGCTGTACATGAAGAACTGCCAGCTGCGGGAGCAGGCCGCGCTGCTGCGCCTCCAGTTGGAGGGCGGCGCAGGGAGCGCGGCGGGCGACTCGAAGGAGCCGGCCAGTCTGCTGGCCGAGTTGTCGGCGCGGCTCGCGGCGGTCGAGGAGCAGGCCGAGGCGCTGTCCAAGCAGCTCGACGACGAGTCGGCGGACGCGGCGGCGGTCGCCACGGCGGCCCATCTCGAACGCAAACTGACCGGTCTGCGGCGGGCTCTGGACGCGCTGGAGCCGGGCGCCGGGAACACCACGTCGGTCTCCTCGCCGAACTGA
- a CDS encoding DNA translocase FtsK — protein sequence MASRPSAAKKQPPKKVAAPAKKAAARKPPPKRAPAKKAAVRRTAPPPRPAPSPTGGLYRLVRAFWLGLAHAVGAVFRGIGTGARNLDPAHRKDGVALLLFAIALIVAAGTWADLKGPVGDLIEILVTGAFGRLDLLVPILIAVIAVRFVRHPEKPEANGRIVIGLSALVIGVLGQVHIACGSPARSDGMQAIRDAGGLIGWAAATPLTYTMSEVLAVPLLVLLTVFGLLVVTATPVNAIPQRLRLLGVRLGIVHEPADSDLDAYGPDDRRYDEQWREALPPGARRRGPGPEGYAPEDAEQEALTRRRRPRRSAGSPSDPDRPMDAVDVAAAAAAALDGAVMHGMPPSPLVADLTQGVSAGDREETTPTPVPAARPRQDKGRQQKLSSGPVPDLTKASPEAPRDLPARAEQLQLSGDITYALPSLDLLTRGGPGKSRSAANDAVVASLTTVFTEFKVDAAVTGFTRGPTVTRYEVELGPAVKVERITALTKNIAYAVASPDVRIISPIPGKSAVGIEIPNTDREMVNLGDVLRLAAAAEDDHPMLVALGKDVEGGYVMANMAKMPHVLVAGATGSGKSSCINCLITSVMVRATPEDVRMVLVDPKRVELTAYEGIPHLITPIITNPKRAAEALQWVVREMDLRYDDLAAFGYRHIDDFNQAIRDGKLKTPEGSERELKTYPYLLVIVDELADLMMVAPRDVEDSIVRITQLARAAGIHLVLATQRPSVDVVTGLIKANVPSRLAFATSSLADSRVILDQPGAEKLIGKGDGLFLPMGANKPTRMQGAFVTEEEVAAVVQHCKDQMAPVFRDDVTVGTKQKKEIDEEIGDDLDLLCQAAELVVSTQFGSTSMLQRKLRVGFAKAGRLMDLMESRGIVGPSEGSKARDVLIKPDELDGVLAVIRGEA from the coding sequence ATGGCCTCACGTCCCTCCGCCGCCAAGAAGCAGCCCCCGAAGAAGGTGGCGGCTCCGGCGAAGAAGGCCGCTGCGAGGAAGCCGCCGCCGAAGAGGGCGCCCGCCAAGAAGGCCGCCGTGCGGAGGACCGCGCCGCCCCCGAGGCCGGCGCCGAGCCCGACCGGCGGCCTCTACCGGCTCGTCCGCGCCTTCTGGCTGGGGCTCGCGCACGCCGTGGGCGCCGTGTTCCGCGGGATAGGGACCGGCGCAAGGAACCTCGACCCGGCGCACCGCAAGGACGGCGTCGCGCTGCTGCTGTTCGCCATCGCGCTGATCGTCGCGGCCGGCACCTGGGCCGATCTGAAGGGCCCGGTCGGCGACCTCATCGAGATCCTGGTGACCGGTGCCTTCGGGCGGCTCGACCTGCTCGTGCCGATACTGATCGCCGTCATCGCGGTGCGCTTCGTCCGCCACCCCGAGAAGCCCGAGGCCAACGGGCGCATCGTGATCGGTCTCTCGGCGCTGGTGATCGGGGTGCTCGGGCAGGTCCACATCGCCTGCGGGTCGCCCGCCCGCAGCGACGGCATGCAGGCCATAAGGGACGCCGGGGGGCTCATCGGCTGGGCGGCGGCCACCCCGCTGACGTACACCATGAGCGAGGTGCTCGCGGTGCCGCTGCTGGTGCTGCTCACGGTGTTCGGGCTGCTGGTGGTGACGGCGACACCGGTCAACGCCATCCCGCAGCGGCTGCGGCTGCTGGGCGTGCGGCTCGGCATCGTCCATGAACCCGCCGACTCCGACCTCGACGCGTACGGGCCCGACGACCGGCGCTACGACGAGCAGTGGCGCGAGGCGCTGCCGCCCGGCGCACGCCGGCGCGGCCCAGGACCCGAGGGGTACGCCCCCGAGGACGCCGAGCAGGAGGCGCTCACCCGGCGCCGCCGTCCCCGGCGCTCCGCGGGGTCGCCGTCCGACCCCGACCGGCCGATGGACGCCGTGGACGTCGCCGCGGCCGCTGCCGCCGCGCTCGACGGTGCCGTGATGCACGGCATGCCGCCCTCGCCGCTCGTCGCCGACCTCACCCAGGGCGTCAGCGCCGGGGACCGCGAGGAGACCACACCGACGCCGGTACCCGCCGCCCGGCCCCGCCAGGACAAGGGCAGGCAGCAGAAACTCTCCTCCGGGCCGGTGCCCGACCTCACCAAGGCGTCGCCCGAGGCGCCGCGCGACCTGCCCGCCCGCGCCGAGCAGCTCCAGCTCTCCGGCGACATCACCTACGCGCTGCCCTCCCTCGACCTCCTCACCCGCGGCGGTCCCGGCAAGTCGCGCAGCGCCGCGAACGACGCCGTCGTCGCCTCGCTGACCACCGTCTTCACCGAGTTCAAGGTCGACGCGGCCGTCACCGGGTTCACCCGCGGCCCGACGGTCACCCGGTACGAGGTCGAGCTGGGCCCGGCCGTGAAGGTCGAGCGGATCACCGCGCTCACCAAGAACATCGCCTACGCCGTCGCCAGCCCCGACGTGCGGATCATCTCGCCGATCCCCGGCAAGTCCGCCGTCGGCATCGAGATCCCCAACACCGACCGCGAGATGGTCAACCTCGGTGACGTGCTGCGGCTCGCGGCGGCCGCGGAGGACGACCATCCGATGCTGGTCGCGCTCGGCAAGGACGTCGAGGGCGGCTACGTGATGGCCAACATGGCGAAGATGCCGCACGTCCTGGTCGCCGGAGCCACCGGTTCCGGAAAGTCGTCCTGCATCAACTGCCTGATCACCTCGGTCATGGTGCGCGCCACCCCCGAGGACGTCCGGATGGTCCTCGTCGACCCCAAGCGCGTCGAGCTGACCGCCTACGAGGGCATCCCGCACCTGATCACGCCGATCATCACCAACCCCAAGCGGGCCGCCGAGGCGCTCCAGTGGGTGGTCCGCGAGATGGACCTGCGCTACGACGACCTCGCCGCCTTCGGCTACCGGCACATCGACGACTTCAACCAGGCCATCCGCGACGGCAAGCTGAAGACGCCCGAGGGCAGCGAACGCGAGCTGAAGACCTACCCGTACCTGCTGGTCATCGTCGACGAGCTGGCCGACCTGATGATGGTCGCGCCCCGGGACGTCGAGGACTCCATCGTGCGCATCACCCAGCTCGCCCGCGCCGCCGGCATCCACCTGGTGCTCGCCACCCAGCGGCCGTCCGTGGACGTCGTCACCGGCCTGATCAAGGCGAACGTGCCCTCCCGGCTCGCCTTCGCCACCTCCTCGCTCGCCGACAGCCGGGTCATCCTCGACCAGCCGGGCGCCGAGAAACTCATCGGCAAGGGCGACGGCCTCTTCCTGCCGATGGGCGCCAACAAGCCCACCCGCATGCAGGGCGCCTTCGTGACCGAGGAGGAGGTCGCGGCCGTCGTCCAGCACTGCAAGGACCAGATGGCCCCCGTCTTCCGGGACGACGTCACCGTCGGCACCAAGCAGAAGAAGGAGATCGACGAGGAGATCGGCGACGACCTCGACCTGCTCTGCCAGGCGGCCGAACTGGTCGTCTCCACCCAGTTCGGATCGACGTCCATGCTCCAGCGCAAACTGCGGGTCGGCTTCGCCAAGGCCGGACGGCTCATGGACCTGATGGAGTCGCGCGGGATCGTCGGACCGAGCGAGGGCTCCAAGGCCCGCGACGTGCTCATCAAACCCGACGAACTCGACGGAGTGCTCGCGGTCATCCGCGGCGAGGCGTGA
- a CDS encoding helix-turn-helix domain-containing protein, with product MSIGNSPEDERPFEDDHEETRPSIGHALRQARITAGLTVDDVSNATRVRIAIVHAIEADDYTACGGDVYARGHIRTLAKAVHLDPEPLLEQFSAARGGRPAPTPAAPLFEAERIRPERRGPNWTAAMVAAIVAVVGFVGFTAFKSGDDGHSSTQVADTPSPKPSRSASPTPGSGKSGTPKSDPSDSAIAAAPQDKVTVQVSAPDGRSWISAKDHNGRLLFDGLLKQGESKTFQDSDKINLVLGDAGVIQLYVNGKKIDDDFRPGAVERLTYTKGDPQVG from the coding sequence GTGTCCATCGGCAACTCCCCTGAAGACGAGCGTCCGTTCGAAGACGACCACGAGGAAACCCGCCCCTCGATCGGCCACGCCCTGCGCCAGGCGCGTATCACGGCCGGGCTGACCGTCGACGACGTCAGTAATGCCACCAGGGTCCGGATCGCGATCGTGCACGCCATCGAGGCGGACGACTACACCGCGTGCGGTGGTGACGTCTACGCCCGGGGCCACATCAGGACCCTGGCCAAGGCCGTCCACCTCGATCCGGAACCACTGCTCGAACAGTTCAGCGCGGCCCGCGGCGGCCGTCCCGCACCCACCCCCGCGGCCCCCCTCTTCGAAGCGGAACGCATCCGCCCCGAACGGCGCGGACCGAACTGGACCGCCGCCATGGTCGCCGCGATCGTCGCCGTGGTCGGCTTCGTCGGCTTCACCGCGTTCAAGAGCGGCGACGACGGCCACTCCAGCACCCAGGTGGCCGACACCCCCTCCCCGAAGCCGAGCAGGTCCGCCTCGCCGACCCCCGGCAGCGGCAAGTCGGGCACCCCCAAGAGCGACCCCTCCGACAGCGCGATCGCCGCCGCGCCCCAGGACAAGGTGACCGTCCAGGTCAGCGCCCCCGACGGACGCAGCTGGATCTCGGCCAAGGACCACAACGGCCGGCTGCTGTTCGACGGGCTCCTCAAGCAGGGCGAGTCCAAGACCTTCCAGGACAGCGACAAGATCAACCTCGTCCTCGGCGACGCGGGCGTGATCCAGCTCTACGTCAACGGCAAGAAGATCGACGACGACTTCCGGCCGGGCGCCGTCGAGCGCCTCACCTACACCAAGGGCGACCCCCAGGTCGGCTGA
- the rimO gene encoding 30S ribosomal protein S12 methylthiotransferase RimO: MPERRTVALVTLGCARNEVDSEELAGRLEADGWELVLDAEEADVAVVNTCGFVDAAKKDSVDALLEANDLKNHGRTQAVVAVGCMAERYGKELAEALPEADGVLGFDDYADISDRLQTILNGGIHASHTPRDRRKLLPISPAERQESAADVALPGHAPADLPDGLAPASGPRAPLRRRLDGNPVASVKLASGCDRRCTFCAIPSFRGSFISRRPSDVLNETRWLAEQGVKEVMLVSENNTSYGKDLGDIRLLESLLPELAEVDGIERVRVSYLQPAEMRPGLIDVLTSTPKIAPYFDLSFQHSAPGVLRAMRRFGDTDRFLELLDTIRGKAPQAGARSNFIVGFPGESESDLAELERFLNSARLDAIGVFGYSDEDGTEAAGYDNKLPEDVVADRLARVSRLAEELVSQRAEERVGETVQVLVESVDGEDGAHGRGAHQAPETDGQVLLTSGEGLAVGRMVEAKVVGTEGVDLVAEPLLGSFMGGDEEGR, translated from the coding sequence ATGCCTGAACGCCGTACCGTCGCACTCGTCACCCTTGGCTGCGCCCGTAACGAGGTGGACTCGGAGGAGCTCGCAGGCCGCTTGGAGGCGGACGGCTGGGAACTCGTCCTGGACGCCGAGGAAGCGGACGTCGCCGTCGTCAACACGTGCGGCTTCGTCGACGCCGCCAAGAAGGACTCGGTCGACGCCCTCCTGGAGGCCAACGACCTCAAGAACCACGGCAGAACCCAGGCCGTGGTGGCGGTGGGCTGCATGGCCGAGCGGTACGGCAAGGAACTCGCCGAAGCGCTCCCCGAAGCCGACGGCGTCCTCGGCTTCGACGACTACGCGGACATCTCCGACCGCCTCCAGACCATCCTGAACGGCGGCATCCACGCCTCCCACACCCCGCGCGACCGCCGCAAGCTGCTCCCGATCAGCCCGGCCGAGCGGCAGGAGTCCGCCGCCGACGTGGCGCTGCCCGGACACGCGCCCGCCGACCTCCCGGACGGCCTCGCGCCCGCCTCCGGCCCCCGCGCGCCACTGCGCCGCCGGCTCGACGGCAACCCGGTCGCCTCGGTCAAGCTCGCCTCCGGCTGCGACCGCCGCTGCACCTTCTGCGCCATCCCCTCCTTCCGCGGCTCCTTCATCTCCCGCCGCCCCAGCGACGTCCTCAACGAGACACGCTGGCTCGCCGAGCAGGGCGTCAAGGAGGTCATGCTGGTCTCCGAGAACAACACGTCCTACGGCAAGGACCTCGGCGACATCCGCCTCCTGGAGTCGCTGCTGCCCGAGCTGGCCGAGGTCGACGGCATCGAGCGGGTGCGCGTCAGCTACCTCCAGCCCGCCGAGATGCGCCCCGGCCTGATCGACGTCCTGACCTCCACGCCGAAGATCGCGCCCTACTTCGACCTCTCGTTCCAGCACTCCGCGCCCGGCGTGCTGCGCGCCATGCGCCGCTTCGGTGACACCGACCGCTTCCTGGAACTGCTCGACACCATCCGCGGCAAGGCGCCCCAGGCGGGCGCCCGCTCCAACTTCATCGTCGGCTTCCCCGGCGAGAGCGAGTCCGACCTCGCCGAGCTGGAGCGCTTCCTGAACAGCGCCAGGCTCGACGCCATCGGCGTCTTCGGCTACTCCGACGAGGACGGCACCGAGGCGGCCGGCTACGACAACAAGCTGCCCGAGGACGTCGTCGCCGATCGGCTCGCGCGGGTTTCCCGGCTCGCCGAGGAACTCGTCTCGCAGCGCGCCGAGGAACGCGTCGGCGAGACCGTCCAGGTCCTGGTCGAGTCGGTCGACGGCGAGGACGGCGCGCATGGCCGCGGCGCCCACCAGGCGCCCGAGACCGACGGGCAGGTGCTGCTCACGAGCGGCGAGGGCCTGGCCGTCGGCCGTATGGTCGAGGCGAAGGTGGTCGGCACCGAAGGCGTCGACCTGGTGGCCGAGCCGCTCCTCGGCTCGTTCATGGGCGGCGACGAGGAGGGAAGATGA
- the pgsA gene encoding CDP-diacylglycerol--glycerol-3-phosphate 3-phosphatidyltransferase — protein sequence MSDLSPAGADAASPAADSDAGAKAPRGAKIAAAAVNQASVWNIANLLTMLRLVLVPGFVALMLADGGYDPAWRAFAWAAFAVAMITDLFDGHLARTYDLVTDFGKIADPIADKAIMGAALICLSVLGDLPWWVTIVILGRELGITLMRFVVIRYGVIPASRGGKLKTLVQGVAVGMYVLALTGWLATLRFWVMGAAVVLTVVTGLDYVRQAIVLRRQGIAERKAATEETEA from the coding sequence GTGTCGGATCTTTCCCCGGCAGGTGCGGACGCCGCTTCGCCGGCTGCTGATTCCGACGCCGGGGCGAAGGCGCCGCGTGGCGCGAAGATCGCCGCCGCGGCCGTCAACCAGGCCAGCGTCTGGAACATCGCCAACCTGCTGACCATGCTCCGACTGGTCCTGGTCCCCGGCTTCGTCGCCCTGATGCTCGCCGACGGCGGATACGACCCGGCGTGGCGCGCGTTCGCCTGGGCCGCTTTCGCCGTCGCCATGATCACCGACCTGTTCGACGGCCATCTGGCCCGCACCTACGACCTCGTCACCGACTTCGGGAAGATCGCCGACCCCATCGCCGACAAGGCGATCATGGGAGCGGCGCTGATCTGTCTCTCCGTGCTGGGCGATCTGCCGTGGTGGGTCACGATCGTCATCCTCGGCCGGGAACTCGGGATCACCCTCATGCGTTTCGTGGTCATCCGGTACGGAGTGATCCCGGCGAGCCGCGGCGGCAAGCTCAAGACGCTCGTCCAGGGCGTGGCGGTCGGGATGTACGTCCTGGCGCTGACGGGGTGGCTGGCCACTCTGAGATTCTGGGTGATGGGCGCGGCGGTCGTGCTGACCGTGGTGACCGGGCTCGACTACGTAAGACAGGCCATTGTGCTGCGCCGACAGGGAATCGCCGAACGCAAAGCGGCGACGGAGGAGACGGAAGCGTGA
- a CDS encoding CinA family protein, with the protein MSSAAADVVRLLTVRGWTLAVAESLTGGLVAADLTSVPGASRAFRGSVTAYATDLKQRLLDVDATLLAQRGAVDAQVAAQMAAGVRTALGADWGIATAGVAGPDAQDGQPVGTVFVAVAGPTGTDSGSAGGGKVVALRLNGDRTEIRKESVRSVLGLLLTELLSEQTGNERAQDTEQNGGF; encoded by the coding sequence GTGAGTTCCGCAGCCGCCGACGTGGTGCGACTACTGACAGTGAGAGGCTGGACCCTCGCCGTCGCCGAGTCGCTGACCGGCGGCCTCGTGGCCGCGGACCTCACCTCGGTGCCCGGCGCCTCCCGGGCCTTCCGCGGCTCGGTCACGGCGTACGCCACCGACCTGAAGCAGCGGCTGCTCGACGTCGACGCCACCCTGCTGGCCCAGCGCGGCGCGGTCGACGCGCAGGTCGCGGCGCAGATGGCGGCAGGCGTACGGACCGCGCTCGGCGCCGACTGGGGCATCGCGACCGCCGGGGTGGCCGGCCCCGACGCCCAGGACGGGCAGCCCGTCGGGACGGTATTCGTCGCCGTCGCGGGCCCCACCGGGACGGATTCCGGTTCTGCCGGTGGCGGAAAAGTGGTAGCCCTGCGGTTGAACGGCGACCGTACGGAAATTCGTAAGGAGAGTGTACGCAGCGTGCTCGGACTGCTCCTGACCGAGTTGCTGAGCGAACAGACCGGGAATGAGCGGGCACAGGATACGGAACAGAACGGGGGGTTTTGA
- a CDS encoding helix-turn-helix domain-containing protein codes for MILLRRLLGDVLRRQRQRQGRTLREVSSSARVSLGYLSEVERGQKEASSELLAAICDALDVRMSELMREVSDELALAELAQSAAATEPVPAPVRPMLGSVSVTGVPPERVTIKAPAEAVDVVAA; via the coding sequence ATGATTCTGCTCCGTCGCCTGCTGGGTGACGTGCTGCGTCGGCAGCGCCAGCGCCAGGGCCGTACTCTGCGCGAAGTCTCCTCGTCCGCCCGAGTCTCACTCGGCTATCTCTCCGAGGTGGAGCGGGGGCAGAAGGAGGCATCCTCCGAGCTGCTCGCCGCCATCTGCGACGCGCTGGACGTACGGATGTCCGAGCTGATGCGGGAAGTGAGCGACGAGCTCGCCCTCGCCGAGCTGGCCCAGTCTGCCGCGGCCACCGAGCCCGTACCCGCGCCGGTTCGTCCGATGCTGGGTTCCGTCTCGGTGACCGGTGTACCGCCGGAACGGGTGACCATCAAGGCGCCCGCCGAGGCGGTGGACGTGGTCGCCGCGTGA
- a CDS encoding Dps family protein — MYVVKSPLSDADLKTVAEALQGALVDLVDLSLVAKQVHWNVVGPRFRSVHLQLDDVVDTARTHSDTVAERASALGVPPDGRASTVATGSGIGVIPDGWIQDSDAVGTLVEALGAVIVRMRERVADTGEADPVSQDIFIQITGDLEKHHWMFQAENG; from the coding sequence ATGTACGTCGTGAAAAGCCCCCTGTCCGACGCGGACCTCAAGACCGTCGCCGAAGCCCTCCAAGGCGCCCTCGTCGACCTGGTGGATCTGTCCCTGGTCGCGAAGCAGGTGCACTGGAACGTGGTCGGACCGCGCTTCCGCTCCGTCCACCTCCAGCTCGACGATGTCGTCGACACCGCCAGGACCCACTCCGACACGGTCGCCGAACGGGCCTCCGCGCTGGGCGTGCCGCCGGACGGCCGCGCCTCCACCGTGGCCACCGGCAGCGGCATCGGTGTCATCCCCGACGGGTGGATCCAGGACTCGGACGCGGTGGGAACCCTCGTCGAGGCCCTGGGCGCCGTGATCGTGCGGATGCGTGAGCGAGTGGCTGACACGGGCGAGGCCGACCCCGTCAGCCAGGACATCTTCATCCAGATCACCGGCGACCTCGAGAAGCACCACTGGATGTTCCAGGCCGAGAACGGCTAG
- a CDS encoding SDR family NAD(P)-dependent oxidoreductase yields MPLTAYDLSGRTAFVTGAATGIGRASAVLLARAGATVHCADRDARNLHETAALIKEAGGTAHTHHLDVTDRKALRQAVGSCERLDVMAAIAGIMHTSTVLETRDEDLDRVLDVNFKGVLYACQEAVRQMLSTDTAATSSGSPGGTDSSRGSSSSSSSSSSSSSGGSIITMASGAVDTGRPGLLCYGVAKAAVVQLTKTLAQEVGRHGIRVNAVAPGWIRTPMTDRQEAGARERTETAMARMAPLGRVGEPDDVAHAVLHLASDASSFTTGQILRPNGGVAMPW; encoded by the coding sequence ATGCCCCTCACGGCGTACGACCTCTCCGGACGGACCGCCTTCGTCACCGGGGCCGCCACCGGCATCGGGCGCGCCTCGGCGGTACTGCTGGCGCGGGCGGGCGCCACGGTGCACTGCGCAGACCGCGACGCGCGGAACCTCCACGAGACGGCGGCCCTGATCAAGGAGGCGGGCGGCACGGCCCACACCCACCACCTGGACGTCACCGACCGGAAGGCACTGCGGCAGGCCGTCGGCTCCTGCGAGCGGCTGGACGTGATGGCGGCGATCGCCGGGATCATGCACACGAGTACGGTCCTGGAGACCCGGGACGAGGACCTGGACAGGGTCCTGGACGTCAACTTCAAGGGCGTCCTGTACGCGTGCCAGGAGGCAGTCCGCCAGATGCTCTCAACCGACACGGCCGCCACAAGCTCAGGCAGCCCAGGCGGCACAGACAGCTCACGCGGCTCAAGCAGCTCAAGCAGCTCAAGCAGCTCAAGCAGCTCAGGCGGCAGCATCATCACCATGGCCTCGGGCGCCGTGGACACAGGCCGCCCCGGCCTGCTCTGCTACGGCGTCGCCAAGGCGGCCGTGGTCCAGCTGACGAAGACCCTGGCCCAGGAGGTGGGCCGGCACGGCATCCGGGTGAACGCGGTCGCACCGGGCTGGATCCGCACCCCGATGACCGACCGCCAGGAGGCCGGGGCGCGGGAGCGCACGGAGACGGCGATGGCGCGGATGGCCCCGCTGGGCCGGGTGGGCGAGCCGGATGACGTCGCCCACGCCGTGCTGCATCTGGCGTCGGACGCGTCGTCGTTCACGACGGGCCAGATTCTGCGTCCGAACGGCGGAGTGGCGATGCCGTGGTGA
- a CDS encoding Fpg/Nei family DNA glycosylase, translated as MPEGDTVWQTTKRLHSALAGKVLTCSDLRVPAHATADLTGRTVLDVTPRGKHLLTRIEGGLTLHSHLRMDGAWKIFENGHRWTGGPAHQIRAILGTTDRTAVGYRLPVVELLRTTDEDRAVGHLGPDLLGPDWNPDLALANLLADPARPLGEALLDQRNLAGIGNVYKSELCFLLGATPWLPIGALPTDRAAKLPALAQHLLEANRDRPVRNTTGRRGQNLFVYGRAPRPCLRCGTPVQRADQGDGSRERPTYWCPTCQQGPTPFNIPTAPH; from the coding sequence ATGCCCGAAGGTGACACGGTCTGGCAGACCACGAAGCGCCTGCACAGCGCCCTAGCGGGCAAGGTGCTGACCTGCAGCGACCTCCGCGTGCCCGCCCACGCGACCGCCGACCTCACCGGCCGCACCGTCCTGGACGTCACCCCGCGCGGCAAGCACCTGCTGACCCGCATCGAGGGCGGCCTCACCCTCCACTCGCACCTGCGGATGGACGGAGCCTGGAAGATCTTCGAGAACGGCCACCGCTGGACCGGCGGCCCCGCCCACCAGATCCGCGCGATCCTGGGTACCACCGACCGCACGGCGGTCGGCTACCGCCTCCCCGTCGTGGAGCTGCTGCGCACCACGGACGAGGACCGCGCCGTAGGACACCTCGGCCCCGACCTCCTCGGCCCCGACTGGAACCCGGACCTGGCGCTGGCCAACCTCCTCGCCGACCCGGCCCGCCCGCTCGGCGAGGCGCTCCTCGACCAGCGCAATCTGGCCGGCATCGGCAACGTCTACAAGAGTGAGCTGTGCTTCTTGCTCGGCGCCACCCCCTGGCTCCCGATCGGCGCGCTCCCGACGGACCGCGCCGCGAAACTCCCGGCACTCGCCCAGCATCTCCTGGAGGCGAACCGCGACCGCCCGGTCCGCAACACGACGGGCCGCCGCGGCCAGAACCTGTTCGTGTACGGCCGCGCCCCCCGCCCCTGCCTGCGCTGCGGCACCCCCGTACAGCGGGCCGACCAGGGCGACGGCTCCCGAGAGCGCCCCACCTACTGGTGCCCGACCTGCCAGCAGGGCCCAACCCCATTCAACATCCCCACCGCACCACACTAG